Proteins from a single region of Rhodospirillales bacterium:
- a CDS encoding SAM-dependent chlorinase/fluorinase, translated as MIVLVTDFGLDGPYTGQVRAVLADKAPGIGVIDLFADAPPFDPQAAAYLIAAYADGFPSGSVFLCVIDPGVGSERRPCCVLAGHRWFIGPDNGLFDVVVRRAHPHVAAWRIDGRSERASATFHGRDVFAPVAASLARGGPLPGPPISPQSLRRFDWPDDLARIVYVDGYGNAISGMRASMVDGDARITVGGLRLGRARCFADVSPGEAFWYENANGLLEIAVNCGRAADDLGLRPGTPVLIET; from the coding sequence GTGATCGTTCTGGTCACTGATTTCGGCCTCGACGGCCCTTATACCGGTCAGGTCAGGGCCGTCCTTGCTGACAAGGCTCCCGGCATCGGCGTGATTGATCTGTTTGCCGATGCGCCGCCGTTCGATCCCCAAGCGGCTGCCTACCTGATCGCCGCTTATGCCGATGGATTTCCCTCGGGCAGCGTATTCCTGTGCGTGATCGATCCTGGCGTTGGCAGCGAGCGGCGCCCCTGTTGTGTTCTCGCCGGGCATCGCTGGTTCATCGGCCCCGATAACGGCCTGTTTGATGTCGTGGTAAGGCGGGCGCATCCCCACGTTGCGGCGTGGCGGATCGACGGGCGATCGGAGCGGGCCTCCGCGACGTTCCATGGCCGGGACGTCTTCGCACCGGTGGCGGCGAGCCTTGCGCGCGGCGGCCCGCTGCCCGGTCCGCCGATATCACCGCAATCGCTGCGCCGCTTCGATTGGCCCGACGATCTCGCGCGAATTGTCTACGTCGACGGGTATGGCAACGCGATAAGCGGCATGCGCGCATCGATGGTGGATGGCGATGCCCGGATCACCGTCGGCGGTTTGCGACTGGGCCGCGCCCGCTGCTTCGCTGATGTCTCGCCGGGCGAGGCGTTCTGGTATGAGAATGCCAACGGCCTGCTGGAGATCGCGGTTAATTGCGGCCGGGCGGCCGACGATCTCGGGCTGAGGCCCGGCACACCGGTCTTGATCGAAACTTAA
- a CDS encoding DUF1289 domain-containing protein has product MASPCVGVCRLDDFTNLCRGCLRTIDEIAAWRDAGDDIRQQILQRIAARKAVASRSRPRRRER; this is encoded by the coding sequence ATGGCATCGCCTTGCGTCGGAGTATGCCGGTTGGACGATTTCACCAATCTGTGCCGCGGATGTTTGCGCACGATCGATGAAATCGCCGCATGGCGAGACGCCGGCGACGATATCAGGCAGCAGATCCTGCAGCGCATTGCCGCCCGCAAAGCGGTGGCGAGCCGTTCGCGACCGCGCCGCCGCGAGAGGTGA
- a CDS encoding MBL fold metallo-hydrolase, with product MFYVKFWGVRGSVACCSPAHVRYGGNTSCVEVGVGDHRFILDAGTGIRPLSKVFRADDVRTIYLLLSHTHWDHINGFPFFRPAYDKNRRMHVYAGHLKHQGLSIQGVLGHQMREPVFPVPLDAMKAIVEFEDFEAGDSFSLFPGVLIRTTALNHPNGATGYRIEHAGKAVCYVTDTEHVPGHLNENILRLIEGADLVIYDSTYEEDEFPRHVGWGHSTWNEGMRLCRAAGAKRLAIFHHDPDHEDGQMDRIGTEANQAWPGTVVTRECMTLRLD from the coding sequence ATGTTCTACGTAAAATTCTGGGGCGTACGCGGCAGCGTCGCCTGTTGTTCGCCGGCACATGTACGATACGGCGGCAATACGAGTTGCGTCGAGGTCGGGGTCGGCGATCATCGCTTCATCCTTGATGCCGGGACCGGTATTCGTCCGTTGAGCAAAGTATTCCGGGCGGACGACGTCCGCACCATTTACCTTTTACTCAGCCACACGCATTGGGATCACATCAACGGGTTTCCGTTCTTTCGCCCTGCCTACGATAAAAACCGGCGAATGCATGTCTATGCCGGCCACCTCAAGCACCAGGGCCTGAGTATTCAAGGCGTTCTCGGCCATCAGATGCGCGAGCCGGTCTTTCCTGTCCCGCTCGACGCGATGAAGGCCATCGTCGAGTTTGAGGACTTCGAGGCGGGTGATTCATTTTCGCTATTCCCGGGCGTTCTCATCCGCACCACCGCGCTCAATCATCCCAACGGCGCCACCGGATACCGGATCGAGCACGCCGGCAAAGCGGTCTGCTACGTAACCGACACCGAGCACGTCCCGGGTCATCTGAACGAGAACATTTTGCGGCTGATCGAAGGCGCGGATCTGGTCATCTACGACAGTACCTACGAAGAGGACGAATTTCCCCGCCATGTCGGGTGGGGCCATTCGACGTGGAACGAGGGGATGCGTTTGTGCCGCGCCGCCGGCGCGAAGCGGCTGGCGATCTTTCACCACGATCCGGACCACGAGGACGGCCAGATGGACCGGATCGGAACCGAGGCAAATCAGGCGTGGCCGGGAACCGTGGTGACCCGCGAATGCATGACCTTGCGCCTCGATTGA
- a CDS encoding ATP-binding cassette domain-containing protein: MRFAALAWLRPFLRPVWSMYREIMALSLFVNLLALAVPVFVMQVYDRVVFHAGIETLKGLVIGMACILLFDWILRQSRARILQRVALRLDVCVGRSLYEKLMALPLTVLESRPATYWQTLFRDTDVIRNTLSGAAALMVCDLPFAVLFFVLIFFIAEPVAWLLVFLLPVFMLVAWRSGRVLIANSRDERESGLGRDRLIADVIAGRETVKALALDASIRPLWEARHAECIERAIRRGAESDTYSNIGTFLTMAGTVAMTALGASFIIDQQMTIGALIAANMLTGRLLGVFNQLIGMWRGVAAFTQSASRLAELFAAPAERQTSGLKLDRPQGVLAIENVSFAYSPVGRPAIDGITVSFKPGGVCGLIGANGSGKSTLLKLMQGLYRPSAGRVLLDGADVTQFTRAELAGWIGYVPQECVLFAGTIRANIANHCPEASDDDILAAATIAGVHAAIVDLPDGYASDIGEGGRRLSAGQRQRIAIARALLGDPPVLLMDEPTSSLDSQATLDIRALLSELGKQRTVVVVTHSTQILPICRTIVCLEKGRLWCAGPSEQVLSQVLGQRMGAIVPSAPPDRATVAPGGAVATGERAAGRRSEAAR, translated from the coding sequence ATGCGATTCGCCGCGCTCGCCTGGCTTCGCCCGTTTCTTCGTCCCGTATGGTCAATGTACCGCGAAATCATGGCACTGTCGCTGTTCGTCAACCTGTTGGCGTTGGCGGTGCCGGTGTTCGTCATGCAGGTCTATGACCGCGTCGTCTTCCATGCCGGTATCGAAACGCTCAAGGGCCTGGTCATCGGGATGGCGTGCATCCTGCTGTTCGACTGGATCTTGCGCCAGTCTCGCGCCCGCATCCTGCAGCGGGTGGCGTTGCGTCTCGACGTCTGCGTCGGCCGCAGCCTTTACGAAAAATTGATGGCCCTGCCCTTGACGGTACTTGAGAGCCGTCCCGCGACCTATTGGCAGACGCTGTTCCGCGATACCGATGTCATCCGCAACACCCTTTCCGGTGCGGCGGCGCTGATGGTGTGCGACCTGCCGTTCGCGGTGCTGTTCTTCGTCCTCATCTTCTTTATCGCCGAGCCGGTCGCCTGGTTGCTGGTGTTCTTGTTGCCGGTTTTCATGCTCGTCGCCTGGCGATCCGGCCGGGTGCTGATCGCCAACTCGCGCGATGAGCGCGAGAGCGGACTCGGGCGCGACCGCCTCATCGCCGACGTGATCGCCGGGCGCGAGACGGTCAAGGCGCTCGCGCTCGACGCCTCGATCCGCCCGTTGTGGGAGGCACGCCACGCAGAATGCATCGAACGCGCAATCCGTCGAGGCGCCGAGTCCGACACCTACAGCAACATCGGAACCTTCCTGACCATGGCCGGGACCGTGGCGATGACGGCCTTAGGCGCCAGTTTCATCATCGATCAGCAGATGACCATCGGCGCGCTGATCGCCGCGAACATGCTGACCGGGCGATTGCTCGGCGTGTTCAACCAGCTCATCGGGATGTGGCGGGGCGTCGCTGCGTTCACCCAATCGGCGAGCCGACTCGCCGAATTGTTCGCCGCCCCCGCCGAGCGGCAGACGAGCGGCCTCAAGCTCGATCGGCCGCAAGGCGTGCTCGCCATCGAAAACGTCTCGTTCGCCTATTCTCCCGTCGGGCGACCGGCCATCGACGGCATTACGGTCAGCTTCAAGCCCGGCGGCGTCTGCGGCCTGATCGGCGCCAACGGCTCCGGCAAGAGTACCCTGCTGAAGCTGATGCAAGGTCTTTACCGGCCCAGCGCCGGCCGCGTGCTGCTCGACGGCGCCGATGTGACGCAGTTCACCCGCGCCGAACTGGCCGGCTGGATCGGCTACGTGCCCCAGGAGTGCGTTCTATTCGCCGGAACGATACGCGCCAACATCGCCAATCACTGTCCCGAAGCCAGCGACGACGACATCCTTGCCGCCGCCACGATTGCCGGGGTTCATGCCGCCATCGTGGATTTGCCCGACGGCTACGCCAGCGACATCGGCGAGGGCGGCCGCCGGCTCTCCGCCGGTCAGCGGCAGCGGATCGCCATCGCCCGCGCGTTGTTGGGCGACCCGCCGGTGTTACTGATGGACGAGCCGACCAGCAGCCTCGACAGCCAGGCGACGCTCGACATTCGCGCCTTGCTGAGCGAGCTCGGCAAACAGCGCACGGTGGTCGTGGTCACGCACAGCACGCAGATCCTGCCGATTTGCCGCACGATCGTGTGTCTCGAAAAGGGCCGTCTATGGTGCGCCGGCCCGTCTGAACAGGTGCTCTCGCAGGTCCTCGGCCAGCGAATGGGCGCAATCGTGCCATCGGCGCCGCCCGACCGCGCTACGGTGGCGCCCGGCGGCGCGGTGGCGACTGGCGAACGAGCAGCCGGCCGACGCTCGGAAGCGGCGCGATGA
- a CDS encoding DUF2066 domain-containing protein — MKRRDHQTESPSRPAPAPRWLGVAATAVILAAAVSAKAEVVADLYRGQAIVTGREIPEERLRGFREALAEVLVKVSGESRVLGDPRLPAVLEDAPAAVVAFSYEDRLAKKKLMDEQGTRERSYLLRVDFAAAAVDQALARLGASVWPVDRPRVLVLLGIRDTLGPYLLETESPRGYGQREALLSLASRRGIPVVLPETAAPGTRAADGTDPLSPPDADVRRLQAAYAAQAVLTGAMTITPAGVWDTRWTLLAAGGPRSWQVSGTTFDRAIADGLGGAARHLADLD; from the coding sequence GTGAAACGCAGAGACCACCAAACGGAAAGCCCTTCGCGCCCGGCGCCGGCGCCGCGCTGGTTGGGGGTGGCGGCGACGGCGGTGATCCTGGCGGCGGCGGTGTCCGCCAAAGCCGAGGTGGTGGCTGACCTTTATCGCGGGCAGGCGATCGTCACCGGGCGCGAGATTCCCGAAGAGCGGCTGCGCGGCTTTCGCGAGGCGCTGGCCGAGGTTCTGGTCAAGGTAAGCGGTGAGTCGCGGGTGCTGGGCGATCCCCGTCTGCCGGCGGTGCTCGAAGACGCACCGGCGGCGGTGGTCGCGTTCAGCTACGAGGATCGTCTGGCCAAGAAGAAGCTGATGGACGAGCAGGGGACGCGCGAGCGCAGCTACCTGCTGCGCGTCGACTTCGCCGCCGCCGCGGTCGACCAGGCGCTGGCCCGCCTGGGCGCGAGCGTCTGGCCGGTGGACCGCCCAAGGGTCCTGGTGTTGCTCGGCATTCGCGACACCCTCGGACCCTACCTGCTCGAGACCGAGAGCCCGCGCGGTTACGGGCAGCGCGAGGCGCTGCTGTCGCTGGCGAGCCGCCGCGGCATCCCGGTGGTGCTGCCGGAGACGGCGGCGCCCGGCACGCGGGCCGCGGACGGCACCGATCCGCTTTCGCCGCCCGACGCCGACGTGCGCCGGTTGCAGGCGGCCTACGCCGCGCAAGCCGTGCTGACCGGGGCGATGACGATCACGCCCGCGGGGGTTTGGGATACGCGCTGGACGCTGTTGGCCGCGGGTGGGCCGCGCTCGTGGCAGGTGTCGGGGACAACGTTCGATCGGGCGATCGCCGACGGCCTCGGCGGCGCCGCCCGCCATCTCGCCGATCTTGACTGA
- the rpoH gene encoding RNA polymerase sigma factor RpoH, translating into MARLTLPSIDSDRGLARYYREIWAFPVLTVEQEVMLATRWAESGDVEAAHRLVTSHLRLVAKIAAGYRGYGLPMADLIAEGNIGLMKAVKKFEPERGFRLATYAMWWIRAAITEYVLRSWSLVKMGTLAAQKKLFFSLGRIKRQLSILSDGSMTDEQAGEVAEALNVSMQDVIDMDRRLGSPDVSLNAPRSREEGDTSEFVDALVDDAPNPEVLTAAEEERTQRHTLLAEALETLPDRERHILTERRLIEEPKTLEELGVVYGISRERVRQLEARAFERLKKAMLAVAGPQGTAAVPA; encoded by the coding sequence CTGGGCGTTCCCGGTGCTGACAGTCGAGCAGGAGGTGATGCTCGCGACGCGCTGGGCGGAAAGCGGTGACGTCGAGGCGGCGCATCGTCTGGTTACCAGTCATCTCAGGCTGGTCGCCAAGATTGCCGCCGGCTATCGCGGTTACGGCTTGCCGATGGCCGACCTGATCGCCGAGGGCAACATCGGCCTGATGAAGGCCGTCAAGAAGTTTGAACCGGAGCGGGGCTTCCGGCTGGCTACGTACGCGATGTGGTGGATTCGCGCGGCCATCACCGAATATGTGCTTCGCTCGTGGTCGCTGGTCAAAATGGGCACGCTTGCGGCGCAAAAGAAGCTGTTCTTCAGCCTCGGCCGCATCAAGCGGCAGCTTTCCATCCTGAGCGACGGCTCGATGACCGATGAGCAGGCGGGGGAGGTCGCCGAGGCGCTGAACGTATCGATGCAAGATGTGATCGATATGGATCGTCGCCTGGGCTCGCCCGACGTTTCGCTCAACGCGCCCCGCAGTCGCGAGGAGGGCGATACCTCGGAGTTTGTCGACGCACTGGTCGATGACGCGCCGAATCCGGAAGTGCTCACGGCTGCTGAGGAGGAGCGCACCCAGCGCCACACCCTTCTGGCTGAAGCGCTGGAGACGCTGCCGGATCGGGAGCGGCATATTCTGACCGAGCGCCGCCTCATCGAAGAGCCGAAAACGCTCGAGGAACTGGGAGTCGTCTACGGCATCAGTCGTGAACGGGTTCGCCAGCTCGAAGCGCGGGCGTTCGAGCGGCTGAAGAAGGCGATGCTGGCGGTGGCGGGGCCGCAAGGCACCGCAGCGGTTCCAGCTTGA
- a CDS encoding bifunctional acetate--CoA ligase family protein/GNAT family N-acetyltransferase — protein MPILNLDKLFYPRSVAVIGASNQEGSASNRVMHNLLHGGFEGPIMPVSNDRAIAGVLAYRTVDELPITPDLAVVCSTPLPSLESMRALAERGTRAAILIGHAPELTQPDAHNGTLRDAIRRCGLRILGPDCLGVMVPGIGLNASVAHVAAQPGGVAFVSQSSTVCASVLDWACERDIGFSHFISLGDTADICFGDVVDYLGNDQMTRAILLYVESIQNGRTFMSAGRGASRNKPILVIKAGRTPEGQFAATGERGIDGEDEVYDAAIRRAGMLRVYGFNELFSAVETLGRAKPPRAERLAVVSNGRGMGVMAVDTLILSDGRLARLSDKTLAALAPFLPAGRAPNNPVAFDEDAQPNHYGAVVKVLANDPEVDAIMVLHAPTSAISSTQAAEAVVHAQKETRTPVLTSWMGGFRVAEARHLFADAHIPTYDTPNQAVDAFVHLMRYRRNQEILIETPTSTPVDFTPSTTTARAMVAACIENGRNFVVGAEAAALLASYGIRSAEAHNARTPQEAVRLAATLGYPVQLQPAPRSGTTLPAPRRESATILETPEAVLAAATRLLRTTAANANGFSPERLIVQKATSSHGMHEGMIRVVDDPVFGPVIVFGHGGAACDVIRDRAVALPPLNTSLARELVARTRLYRLIQGHSEHPDADIDALCLALVQVSQMVIDLPELAALAINPLLIGNRGVFAADAQILIAQPKETSERRLAIRPYPKELEERFVLPNGRVVMLRPIRPEDEPAHHEFVSHCSPDDLRLRFFHLIRRLPHSEMARLTQIDYDREMAFVAVADKCDGVGSETLGVVRTITDLHNDKTEYAILVRSDLKGQRLGWKLMDKIIRYTKSRGTRRVVGLVLSDNRKMLDLVHRLGFTSHRVPDDDTMEVELDLETVTLAD, from the coding sequence ATGCCGATCCTCAATCTCGATAAACTGTTCTACCCCCGCTCCGTAGCCGTGATCGGCGCCAGCAACCAGGAGGGCAGCGCCAGCAATCGCGTCATGCACAACCTTCTGCACGGCGGTTTCGAAGGGCCGATCATGCCCGTGAGCAATGATCGGGCCATCGCCGGAGTCCTCGCCTATCGGACCGTAGATGAACTGCCGATCACCCCTGATCTCGCTGTTGTCTGCTCGACGCCCCTGCCGTCCCTCGAAAGCATGCGGGCGCTCGCCGAGCGGGGCACACGTGCGGCGATCCTGATCGGTCACGCGCCGGAACTGACCCAACCGGACGCTCACAACGGCACGTTGCGCGACGCGATCCGACGGTGCGGCCTGCGCATCCTCGGACCGGATTGTCTCGGCGTGATGGTCCCCGGCATCGGGTTGAACGCCAGCGTCGCCCATGTCGCCGCCCAGCCCGGTGGTGTCGCCTTCGTCTCGCAGTCATCAACCGTTTGCGCCTCGGTGCTGGACTGGGCGTGTGAGCGGGACATCGGCTTTTCACATTTCATCTCGCTGGGCGATACGGCGGACATCTGCTTTGGCGACGTCGTCGACTACCTGGGAAACGACCAGATGACCCGGGCGATTCTGCTCTATGTGGAATCGATCCAGAACGGCCGCACGTTCATGTCCGCCGGACGCGGCGCGAGCCGCAACAAACCGATCCTGGTGATCAAGGCCGGCCGCACCCCAGAAGGTCAGTTCGCCGCCACGGGCGAGCGCGGCATCGATGGCGAGGACGAGGTCTATGACGCCGCGATCCGCCGCGCGGGGATGCTGCGGGTCTATGGCTTCAACGAACTGTTCTCCGCCGTCGAGACCCTCGGGCGGGCAAAGCCGCCGCGTGCGGAACGGCTTGCCGTCGTCAGTAACGGGCGCGGCATGGGGGTAATGGCGGTCGATACGCTCATCCTCAGCGATGGCCGGCTCGCACGGCTGTCCGACAAGACGCTCGCCGCCCTCGCTCCCTTCCTGCCGGCCGGTCGCGCGCCCAACAATCCGGTCGCTTTTGACGAGGACGCGCAGCCCAACCATTACGGGGCGGTTGTCAAAGTGCTCGCCAACGATCCGGAAGTCGACGCAATCATGGTGTTGCACGCGCCAACGTCAGCGATTTCCAGTACCCAGGCGGCGGAAGCGGTCGTGCACGCCCAAAAGGAAACCCGCACCCCGGTCCTGACCAGTTGGATGGGCGGTTTTCGCGTCGCCGAGGCGCGTCATCTTTTCGCCGATGCCCATATCCCGACCTACGATACGCCCAATCAGGCGGTCGACGCGTTCGTGCATCTCATGCGCTATCGCCGCAACCAGGAAATATTGATCGAAACGCCGACGTCGACGCCGGTGGACTTCACCCCGTCGACGACGACGGCGCGCGCGATGGTCGCGGCCTGCATCGAGAACGGCCGCAACTTCGTCGTGGGCGCCGAGGCCGCCGCTCTGCTCGCATCATACGGGATCCGTTCGGCTGAGGCCCACAACGCCCGCACGCCGCAGGAAGCGGTGCGCTTGGCGGCAACGCTGGGTTATCCGGTCCAGCTCCAGCCGGCACCCCGCAGCGGAACCACACTTCCCGCGCCAAGACGCGAGTCCGCGACGATTCTCGAGACACCGGAAGCGGTCCTCGCCGCGGCGACGCGCCTGCTGCGAACAACGGCGGCGAATGCGAACGGGTTTAGCCCGGAACGGCTGATCGTGCAAAAGGCAACCAGCTCCCACGGCATGCACGAGGGCATGATCCGCGTCGTTGACGACCCCGTGTTCGGGCCGGTCATCGTCTTCGGCCACGGCGGCGCCGCCTGCGACGTCATTCGCGACCGTGCGGTGGCCCTGCCGCCGCTCAATACGAGCTTGGCGCGTGAACTCGTCGCGCGCACCCGGCTGTACCGGCTGATCCAGGGCCACTCCGAGCATCCGGACGCCGATATCGACGCGCTCTGCCTGGCGCTGGTGCAAGTGTCGCAGATGGTGATCGACCTGCCCGAACTCGCGGCGCTTGCCATCAACCCGCTGCTCATCGGCAATCGCGGGGTGTTCGCCGCCGACGCCCAGATTCTCATCGCGCAACCGAAGGAAACCTCCGAGCGCAGGCTGGCGATCCGCCCCTACCCCAAAGAACTCGAGGAGCGGTTCGTCCTGCCGAACGGTCGCGTGGTCATGCTGCGACCCATCCGCCCGGAAGACGAACCCGCGCATCACGAGTTCGTCAGCCATTGTTCCCCCGACGATCTGCGCTTGCGCTTCTTCCACCTCATTCGCCGCCTGCCGCATTCGGAAATGGCCCGCCTGACGCAGATTGACTACGATCGCGAGATGGCGTTCGTTGCGGTCGCGGACAAATGCGACGGGGTGGGATCGGAAACGCTGGGCGTCGTGCGAACGATTACCGACCTGCACAACGACAAAACCGAATACGCCATCCTCGTGCGTTCGGATTTGAAGGGGCAGCGGCTGGGCTGGAAGCTGATGGACAAGATCATCCGCTATACGAAGAGTCGCGGAACCCGTCGCGTCGTCGGCCTCGTCTTGTCCGATAACCGCAAAATGCTCGACCTCGTGCATCGGCTCGGCTTCACCAGCCACCGGGTCCCCGACGATGATACGATGGAAGTCGAACTCGACCTCGAGACGGTCACGCTCGCCGACTGA
- a CDS encoding DUF2934 domain-containing protein — translation MSTMLHEMTEDVQTRVRELAYLMWESAGRQQGMAMQYWLLAESEVLSAMKQAAITMMPGSRSEAIKAAPDGDKVVASSEPTPSKTSPKVEAPRREESPVNATASLPASAPVEKPAVAPAKSTAAKAPARKPSTRTKAKA, via the coding sequence ATGAGCACTATGCTCCATGAAATGACCGAAGACGTACAGACTCGAGTTCGCGAACTCGCCTATTTGATGTGGGAATCTGCTGGTAGGCAGCAAGGGATGGCGATGCAGTACTGGTTGCTGGCAGAAAGCGAGGTTCTCTCGGCGATGAAGCAGGCTGCGATCACGATGATGCCCGGCTCACGGTCCGAGGCCATCAAGGCGGCGCCGGACGGCGACAAGGTCGTGGCATCGAGCGAACCCACACCGTCAAAGACCTCGCCAAAGGTGGAAGCGCCGCGGCGCGAGGAGAGCCCGGTGAACGCCACGGCATCCCTCCCAGCATCCGCCCCAGTCGAAAAACCGGCCGTCGCGCCAGCAAAAAGCACCGCTGCCAAAGCGCCGGCGCGCAAGCCGTCCACGCGCACCAAGGCGAAGGCATGA
- a CDS encoding HlyD family type I secretion periplasmic adaptor subunit, with protein sequence MSQLDDLLKRHPLPTWRIVAWPIMALLVVMLVWSRFARLDQVAVANGEVVPQGKVKVIQHLEGGIIAAINVSEGATVHAGDTLLRLDLATSGVNRKELLARLDNAILHRARLQAERDGTAPVFPADARKRQPDVAEAERQAWAARRREVDSAQAVLKEQVRQRELEVQELEAKRRSTTSNLNLARERLAMSASLLQEGLTARMEHLQLESEVHSLEGEIDVLVSSLPRARAAVAEATQRLKESDGRYQRQAQDDLGETEQTIARVNELLAQATDQGLRADIRSPIDGVVKKLRYNTIGGVVAPGEAIMEIVPIDDRLVIEAKLSPTDRGYVDAGQPALVKVSTYDFARYGGLSGTVRQVAPDASIDRNGGAFFDVVVETDRSYLGDTAGKLPITPGMQATVDIHTGSRSVLDYLITPVLKLRYEAFRER encoded by the coding sequence ATGAGCCAGCTCGACGACCTGCTGAAGCGACACCCGCTGCCGACGTGGCGGATCGTCGCCTGGCCGATCATGGCGCTGCTCGTCGTCATGCTGGTCTGGTCGCGGTTCGCCAGGCTCGATCAGGTCGCCGTTGCCAACGGCGAGGTCGTCCCCCAGGGCAAGGTCAAGGTGATCCAGCACCTCGAGGGCGGCATCATTGCCGCGATCAACGTGAGCGAGGGGGCGACGGTGCACGCCGGCGATACCCTTCTACGCCTCGACCTTGCGACCTCCGGGGTCAACCGCAAGGAATTGCTCGCCAGGCTCGACAACGCGATCTTGCACCGGGCACGCCTTCAGGCCGAACGCGATGGAACGGCCCCCGTCTTCCCCGCCGACGCGCGCAAACGCCAGCCCGACGTCGCCGAAGCCGAACGGCAGGCGTGGGCCGCGCGCCGGCGCGAGGTGGACTCGGCACAGGCGGTGCTGAAGGAGCAGGTTCGCCAGCGCGAACTCGAAGTGCAGGAACTGGAGGCCAAGCGCCGGTCGACGACGAGCAACCTCAACCTCGCCCGCGAACGCCTAGCCATGTCGGCGTCGCTGCTGCAGGAGGGCCTGACGGCGAGGATGGAGCACCTGCAGCTTGAATCAGAGGTGCATAGCCTGGAGGGCGAGATCGACGTCCTTGTCTCGTCATTGCCGCGGGCGCGCGCCGCCGTCGCCGAGGCCACGCAACGCCTGAAGGAAAGCGACGGGCGCTACCAGCGCCAGGCCCAGGATGATCTCGGCGAAACCGAACAGACGATCGCCCGGGTCAATGAACTCCTCGCCCAGGCCACCGATCAGGGTCTGCGCGCCGACATCCGCAGCCCGATCGACGGCGTGGTGAAGAAACTGCGTTACAACACCATCGGCGGCGTCGTCGCTCCCGGCGAGGCGATCATGGAGATCGTACCCATCGACGACAGGCTGGTGATCGAGGCCAAGCTCAGCCCGACCGACCGTGGCTACGTCGACGCGGGACAACCGGCCCTGGTCAAGGTCTCGACCTACGACTTTGCCCGCTACGGCGGGTTGTCGGGAACGGTCCGGCAGGTTGCTCCGGATGCGTCGATCGACCGGAATGGCGGCGCTTTTTTCGATGTCGTCGTCGAAACGGACAGAAGCTACCTCGGCGATACCGCCGGTAAGCTGCCGATCACGCCCGGGATGCAGGCGACGGTCGATATCCACACCGGCTCCCGTTCCGTCCTGGACTACCTGATCACCCCTGTGCTCAAGCTCCGCTACGAAGCCTTTCGCGAGCGTTGA
- a CDS encoding Usg family protein, giving the protein MAEVRNRLLSYRLTTAEITYHLPDYPSLLQHFIWQDHDLAPHFPALRRFLTFWSRSLEGPLHSVKIEAASLIRPAEFRFANGEFVLH; this is encoded by the coding sequence ATGGCTGAGGTTCGGAATCGATTGCTCTCCTACCGTTTGACCACGGCGGAGATCACCTATCACCTTCCCGACTATCCCAGTCTCCTCCAACACTTCATATGGCAAGACCACGACCTTGCGCCGCACTTCCCGGCATTGCGCCGCTTCCTGACATTCTGGAGCCGCAGCCTCGAAGGCCCGCTGCACTCGGTCAAGATCGAAGCTGCCTCGCTGATCCGGCCGGCAGAATTTCGATTTGCCAACGGCGAATTCGTCCTGCACTAG